One Pectobacterium polaris DNA window includes the following coding sequences:
- a CDS encoding M20 family metallopeptidase encodes MTSADLIRIACERFDRGEFKQTLARRIAHASESQKAGNHPALNRYLTDEIQPALQAMGFSVRLITSPDERHPPFLLAERIEDPSLPTVLSYGHGDVVFGDEENWRDGLKPWELVEEGDHWYGRGSADNKGQHSINLMALEQVFQARGQRLGFNCKLLFEMGEEIGSPGLAELCQQHKQALSADIFIASDGPRLSAERPTLFLGSRGCINFRLRIQARDQAYHSGNWGGLLSNPGTQLANAVASLVDGQGRMKIDALLPPPLTPALREILSTIDPAGGEDDPAIDENWGEDGLTPAERLFGWNTLEVLSFITGNPSKPVNAIPADATAICQLRFVVGTDWQHLAQHVRQHLDQHGFTQVEVEVLNTSPATRFNPEDPLVNWTLALMQHISGKQPALLPNLGGSLPNDVFADILGLPTLWIPHSYPACGQHAVNEHLLKSVAREGLAIMTGLFWELGEQGNSLLVRPRQLEV; translated from the coding sequence ATGACCAGCGCAGACCTTATTCGTATCGCCTGTGAACGTTTCGATCGCGGAGAATTTAAACAGACGCTGGCCCGGCGTATTGCCCATGCCAGCGAGAGCCAGAAAGCCGGTAACCATCCCGCGCTGAACCGCTATCTGACCGACGAAATCCAGCCCGCCTTGCAGGCGATGGGGTTCAGCGTAAGGCTGATTACCTCGCCAGATGAACGCCATCCCCCTTTTCTGCTGGCCGAACGCATTGAAGATCCCAGCCTGCCGACCGTGCTGTCTTACGGCCACGGCGACGTGGTTTTTGGTGATGAAGAAAACTGGCGCGACGGGCTAAAACCGTGGGAATTGGTGGAAGAAGGTGACCATTGGTACGGACGCGGCAGCGCCGATAACAAAGGTCAACACAGCATCAACCTGATGGCGCTGGAGCAGGTATTTCAGGCTCGTGGGCAGCGTTTAGGCTTCAACTGCAAACTGCTGTTCGAGATGGGGGAAGAAATTGGCTCACCGGGGCTGGCCGAGCTGTGCCAACAACACAAGCAGGCGCTGTCTGCTGATATCTTTATCGCCTCCGACGGGCCGCGCCTCAGCGCAGAGCGTCCGACGCTGTTCCTCGGTTCTCGCGGCTGCATCAATTTCCGTTTGCGCATCCAGGCACGCGATCAGGCCTATCACTCTGGCAACTGGGGCGGCCTGCTAAGCAATCCGGGCACCCAACTGGCGAACGCCGTGGCGAGTCTGGTTGATGGACAAGGACGGATGAAGATCGACGCCCTGCTGCCACCGCCGTTAACGCCCGCGTTGCGGGAAATCCTCAGCACAATCGACCCCGCTGGTGGCGAGGACGATCCGGCGATTGATGAAAACTGGGGCGAAGACGGTCTCACGCCTGCCGAACGGCTATTTGGCTGGAACACGCTGGAAGTGCTGTCGTTCATTACCGGCAACCCGAGCAAGCCGGTGAACGCGATTCCCGCCGACGCGACGGCGATTTGCCAATTGCGCTTTGTGGTTGGCACCGACTGGCAGCATCTGGCGCAACATGTGCGCCAACACCTCGACCAGCACGGCTTTACGCAGGTGGAGGTTGAGGTGCTTAATACCTCTCCGGCGACGCGCTTTAACCCTGAAGATCCGCTAGTGAACTGGACGCTGGCACTGATGCAGCACATCAGCGGCAAACAGCCTGCTTTATTACCGAATTTGGGCGGATCGCTACCCAATGACGTTTTCGCCGATATCCTCGGCCTGCCGACGCTGTGGATCCCCCATTCCTATCCGGCATGCGGCCAGCACGCGGTCAACGAACACCTGCTGAAATCTGTCGCCCGCGAAGGGTTAGCGATCATGACCGGCCTGTTCTGGGAACTGGGGGAGCAAGGCAACTCTCTGTTGGTACGACCTAGGCAACTTGAAGTATGA
- a CDS encoding Bor/Iss family lipoprotein, which translates to MKKILSTAVLALVLTGCAQQTFTVKNESVATPKQVTTHHFFVSGIGQKKTIDAAAVCGGSDKVVRTETQQTFVNGLLGVVTFGIYTPREARVYCSL; encoded by the coding sequence ATGAAAAAAATACTTTCTACTGCCGTATTGGCGCTGGTACTGACGGGATGTGCTCAACAAACCTTTACAGTAAAGAATGAGTCTGTTGCAACACCTAAACAGGTGACCACGCATCACTTCTTCGTTTCTGGTATTGGTCAGAAGAAAACCATTGATGCTGCGGCGGTATGTGGCGGTTCTGACAAAGTTGTTCGCACCGAAACACAGCAGACCTTTGTTAATGGCCTGCTTGGGGTGGTAACGTTCGGTATTTATACGCCTAGAGAAGCCCGCGTTTATTGCTCGCTCTAA
- a CDS encoding MetQ/NlpA family ABC transporter substrate-binding protein: MRLKKLIPLMLALGISQAYAADSGKEITIGVSPGPYGDMVTKAIKPEMVKKGYEVKVREFSDYIQPNLALSNSSIDANLFQNRRYLDRFSADKGLKLAEVITVPTASMGFYSNKVRSLDELKAGDIVTLPNDPSNLARSLDFLQKYGLIKINPDITPTKASLRDITENPKGLVFKPLEAAQLPRALGGVTGSLINANFAISAGLNLSDAIQLDVLPEDLKNMIVVRAEDADKPFAQDLKAAVQSPEFAAFFEDKNSMFHAFQKPEWMKK, from the coding sequence ATGCGATTGAAAAAACTCATTCCACTCATGCTGGCATTGGGCATCTCTCAGGCTTACGCAGCAGATTCAGGCAAAGAAATCACCATCGGCGTCTCGCCGGGGCCGTATGGCGACATGGTCACGAAAGCGATCAAGCCGGAAATGGTGAAAAAAGGCTACGAGGTAAAAGTGCGCGAATTCAGCGACTACATCCAGCCGAATCTGGCGCTGTCGAACAGCAGTATCGATGCCAACCTGTTTCAAAACCGCCGCTATCTTGATCGTTTCAGCGCGGATAAAGGGTTGAAACTGGCAGAAGTGATCACCGTGCCGACGGCCAGCATGGGCTTTTACTCCAACAAAGTACGCTCGTTGGATGAGCTGAAAGCAGGCGATATCGTAACGCTGCCAAACGATCCATCAAACCTGGCGCGTTCGCTGGATTTCCTGCAAAAATATGGCCTGATCAAGATCAATCCAGACATTACGCCGACGAAAGCCTCGCTGCGTGATATCACCGAAAACCCGAAAGGGCTGGTCTTTAAACCGCTGGAAGCAGCACAGCTACCGCGTGCTTTGGGCGGCGTAACGGGTTCGCTGATTAACGCCAACTTCGCGATTTCTGCTGGTCTGAACCTTTCTGACGCGATTCAACTGGATGTGCTGCCGGAAGATCTGAAAAACATGATCGTTGTACGTGCGGAAGATGCCGACAAACCGTTTGCTCAGGATCTGAAAGCCGCCGTTCAATCTCCGGAATTCGCGGCGTTCTTTGAGGACAAAAACTCCATGTTCCACGCGTTCCAGAAGCCTGAATGGATGAAGAAGTAA
- the menC gene encoding o-succinylbenzoate synthase, which yields MKIDKIVLRKMKMALKTPFTTSFATQTEKHFSIAEVHAGGHIGYGDCSAISLPFYNEETNVTAWHIMRDFLIPMIKQAGDIEHPSQVRDIFAPVKRNNCAKAAIEGGIWDAYAKIKGVPLHQLLGGVRNNVEAGVSIGIQETPDKLVSVVDNFLNEGYKRIKIKIKPGKDYDYILALRQAFGDITLMVDANSAYTLDDIDFFKRIDQFNLLMIEQPLAHDDIIDHRKLQAAVNTPICLDESIASVEDARKAIELGSAKIINIKVARVGGITETKLIHDYCQAHNIPVWCGGMLDTAVGKAHNIAVSTLPNFIYAHDIPPSSRYWHEDFMLPFVELDKDSCVAVPNKPGIGFEINPELYEKYCYGQETFLF from the coding sequence ATGAAAATAGACAAAATTGTATTAAGAAAAATGAAAATGGCGCTGAAAACGCCATTTACGACCAGCTTTGCGACGCAGACGGAGAAACACTTCTCCATCGCGGAAGTCCACGCTGGCGGGCACATTGGTTACGGCGATTGCTCGGCAATTTCGCTGCCGTTTTATAACGAAGAAACCAACGTCACCGCTTGGCATATTATGCGTGACTTCCTGATCCCGATGATTAAGCAGGCCGGAGATATAGAGCATCCTTCACAGGTGCGCGATATTTTCGCCCCGGTAAAGCGTAATAACTGCGCTAAAGCGGCAATCGAAGGCGGTATTTGGGATGCTTACGCGAAGATAAAAGGCGTGCCGTTGCATCAATTACTGGGCGGCGTGCGAAATAACGTCGAAGCGGGTGTGAGTATTGGTATTCAGGAAACGCCTGATAAATTAGTCAGCGTGGTCGATAATTTCCTGAACGAAGGCTACAAGCGCATCAAAATAAAGATCAAACCGGGAAAAGATTACGACTATATTCTGGCGCTGCGTCAGGCATTTGGTGATATCACGCTGATGGTGGATGCCAATTCTGCCTACACGCTGGACGATATTGATTTCTTTAAGCGCATTGATCAATTCAATCTGCTGATGATCGAACAGCCGCTGGCGCACGACGACATTATCGACCACCGCAAACTTCAGGCGGCGGTAAATACCCCTATCTGTCTGGATGAAAGCATTGCGTCGGTAGAGGATGCGCGTAAGGCGATAGAGCTGGGCAGCGCCAAAATCATCAATATTAAAGTCGCGCGTGTCGGCGGCATTACCGAAACCAAGCTGATTCATGACTACTGTCAGGCGCACAATATTCCGGTGTGGTGCGGCGGTATGCTGGATACGGCGGTCGGTAAAGCGCACAACATCGCGGTATCTACGTTGCCGAACTTTATCTACGCGCACGATATCCCGCCGTCTTCCCGCTACTGGCATGAAGACTTCATGCTGCCGTTTGTCGAATTAGACAAAGACAGCTGCGTCGCAGTGCCAAATAAACCGGGAATCGGCTTCGAGATTAACCCTGAACTGTACGAAAAATATTGCTACGGACAGGAAACCTTTTTGTTTTAA
- a CDS encoding methionine ABC transporter permease, with protein MTDLIGELIFAFGETFTMVCISTLCAVIFGLPLGIAIYVTDRHLFWQNRFVYLVSTILVNIIRSIPFVILLVLLLPLTQLLLGNTIGPVAAAVPMSVAAIAFYARLVDSALREVDPGIVEAAEAFGASPTRIIGTVLLPEALAGLLRGLTITLVSLIGYSAMAGIVGGGGVGDLAIRFGYYRYETEVMVVTVIALVVLVQVVQTLGDMLSRRANKRERR; from the coding sequence ATGACTGATTTAATCGGTGAATTAATCTTCGCCTTCGGTGAAACCTTCACGATGGTGTGTATTTCAACGCTCTGTGCGGTGATATTCGGCCTGCCGTTAGGTATCGCGATTTATGTGACCGATCGTCATTTATTCTGGCAGAACCGTTTTGTCTATCTGGTCTCGACCATTCTGGTGAATATCATCCGCTCGATCCCGTTTGTGATCCTGCTGGTGCTGCTGTTGCCATTAACGCAGCTGCTGCTGGGGAACACAATTGGACCAGTTGCGGCGGCGGTGCCGATGTCCGTCGCGGCGATTGCGTTTTATGCGCGTCTGGTGGATTCCGCGCTGCGTGAAGTCGATCCGGGCATAGTGGAAGCGGCGGAGGCCTTTGGTGCCAGCCCAACGCGTATCATCGGGACTGTGTTGTTGCCGGAAGCGCTGGCTGGATTGTTACGCGGCCTGACGATCACGCTGGTCAGCCTGATTGGCTACTCGGCGATGGCCGGGATTGTTGGCGGCGGCGGTGTCGGCGATCTGGCGATCCGCTTCGGCTATTACCGCTATGAAACCGAAGTGATGGTGGTGACCGTGATTGCGCTGGTGGTGTTGGTGCAGGTCGTGCAAACGCTGGGTGATATGTTATCGCGTCGGGCGAATAAGCGCGAACGCCGCTAA
- a CDS encoding methionine ABC transporter ATP-binding protein, which yields MIRLENVSVDFPAGKAAQSRAVNNVNLTIQQGEVFGIVGTSGAGKSTLLRTINLLQRPTEGRVFLGDTLISNASGRELRQHRQRIGMIFQHFNLMHTRNVYDNVAFSLRAAGKGKEEIASRVPEILALVGLQDKGTAYPAQLSGGQKQRVGIARAIANHPEVLLCDEPTSALDLETSASILALLKSINVRLGITIVLISHEMSVIKSICQRMAVMTGGNIVEEGDVFTIFSAPQHAYTKQLVSHTSPVELPERFKQNNKGVLLKILFADDSVEQPILSDVAQQFQVSVNILHGNIEYINDRALGHIIAQISYRDDPTADNLAAAIAYIRQNTFGVEVIND from the coding sequence ATGATTCGGTTAGAAAACGTGAGCGTTGATTTCCCCGCCGGTAAAGCAGCACAGTCCAGGGCGGTAAACAACGTCAACCTGACCATTCAACAGGGTGAAGTTTTTGGGATTGTCGGCACCAGCGGCGCAGGAAAAAGTACGCTGTTGCGGACGATCAATTTATTGCAGCGCCCAACAGAAGGGCGCGTGTTTCTGGGCGATACGCTGATTAGCAATGCGTCTGGCCGCGAACTGCGCCAGCATCGGCAGCGTATCGGGATGATATTCCAGCATTTTAATCTGATGCATACCCGCAATGTGTATGACAACGTGGCGTTCAGCCTGCGTGCTGCGGGGAAGGGTAAAGAAGAGATTGCCTCGCGCGTGCCGGAAATCTTGGCGCTGGTCGGGTTGCAGGACAAAGGGACCGCCTATCCGGCGCAGCTGAGCGGCGGACAGAAACAGCGTGTGGGCATCGCCCGTGCCATCGCCAACCATCCCGAAGTGCTGCTGTGTGATGAACCGACCTCGGCGCTGGATTTGGAAACGTCGGCGTCTATTCTGGCGCTCTTGAAAAGTATCAATGTCCGGTTAGGCATCACGATCGTGCTGATTTCCCATGAAATGAGCGTGATTAAAAGTATTTGTCAGCGCATGGCGGTGATGACGGGCGGAAATATTGTGGAAGAGGGCGACGTCTTTACGATCTTCTCTGCGCCGCAACACGCCTACACCAAACAGCTGGTTAGCCATACCAGCCCGGTCGAATTACCTGAACGCTTTAAGCAGAATAATAAAGGCGTTTTGCTGAAAATACTTTTCGCCGATGATTCGGTAGAACAACCGATATTATCCGACGTGGCGCAGCAGTTTCAGGTATCGGTCAATATTCTGCACGGCAATATTGAATACATTAACGATCGCGCGCTGGGGCATATTATCGCTCAGATTTCATACCGTGACGATCCGACAGCGGATAATTTAGCCGCTGCTATTGCTTATATTCGACAGAATACCTTTGGGGTGGAGGTCATCAATGACTGA
- a CDS encoding acid phosphatase, whose protein sequence is MRYRPMLRPATTVLSKPNELSKTNVLPKTHVLPALKLLPVVSLFLLPFSGFAAAPEPDSASLRAIVDSTTQASSSPRVVELEQSIQAALRKAIQGDAPKLTRAQLEQAKQTSLMADTEWLNASGYDFAVKANQQAGIALLDSFSHLSTAVLQQNMAIVTRINREATKGQREQALVDAEAQGYLYYLADALGPKLGHAFISAYNRGELRKAAALIKTSEVSTSAAKQHFDYPRPFLQPNNTIHLVPDTAVIGDNKPYTASGGAFPSGHTNAGYTDALLLAEMLPERFVPLIDRGARYGYSRIVLGVHYPLDVIGSRMIAERNVAHYLNDPQYRRLFEQAKTELRSALEKACGTTLSACAQNTAQDDPYAAPEMKTFYRYTMTYGLPAQPGAASPVSIPEGAEVLLDPVLPHLSVTERRNLMVKTALADGYPLSGAPGDKGPQNFWQRLNLHDAVQLAQHR, encoded by the coding sequence ATGCGTTATCGCCCTATGCTGCGACCCGCAACCACAGTGTTATCGAAACCTAATGAGTTATCGAAAACCAATGTATTACCGAAAACTCATGTGTTACCCGCGCTCAAGCTGCTGCCTGTTGTCAGTCTTTTCCTGTTACCGTTTTCTGGGTTTGCAGCAGCGCCTGAGCCGGATAGCGCCAGTCTCCGCGCCATTGTGGATTCCACCACGCAGGCCAGTAGCAGCCCTCGCGTTGTTGAACTGGAACAATCCATTCAGGCTGCGCTGCGCAAGGCAATCCAGGGCGATGCACCGAAGCTGACCCGCGCGCAGCTAGAACAGGCGAAACAGACGTCACTGATGGCAGATACCGAGTGGTTAAACGCCAGCGGTTATGACTTCGCCGTGAAGGCCAACCAGCAGGCCGGCATTGCTTTGCTGGATTCCTTCTCACACCTTTCTACCGCTGTGTTGCAGCAAAACATGGCTATCGTGACGCGCATTAATCGCGAAGCGACCAAGGGGCAACGCGAACAGGCACTGGTGGACGCCGAGGCTCAAGGATATCTCTACTATCTGGCTGATGCATTGGGCCCAAAGCTCGGCCATGCATTTATCAGCGCTTATAATCGCGGTGAACTGCGCAAAGCCGCAGCCTTAATCAAGACTTCTGAAGTCAGTACGTCCGCCGCTAAACAGCATTTCGACTACCCTCGCCCTTTCCTACAGCCGAATAACACCATTCATCTGGTGCCGGATACCGCCGTGATTGGCGATAACAAACCCTACACCGCTTCCGGCGGCGCGTTTCCAAGCGGGCATACCAACGCGGGTTACACCGATGCGCTGCTGTTAGCGGAAATGCTCCCCGAGCGCTTCGTCCCGTTGATCGATCGCGGCGCGCGCTATGGCTATTCGCGCATCGTGCTGGGCGTGCATTATCCATTAGATGTGATCGGTTCACGGATGATCGCCGAGCGCAATGTGGCGCACTACCTCAACGATCCACAGTATCGTCGGCTGTTTGAACAGGCGAAGACGGAGTTGCGCAGCGCATTAGAGAAAGCCTGTGGCACAACGCTGAGCGCCTGTGCTCAGAATACGGCACAGGACGATCCCTACGCCGCGCCGGAGATGAAGACGTTTTATCGCTACACGATGACGTACGGTCTGCCAGCCCAACCTGGCGCGGCGTCTCCGGTTAGCATTCCCGAAGGTGCAGAAGTCCTGCTCGACCCTGTGCTTCCGCATCTCTCCGTTACCGAGCGCAGAAACCTGATGGTGAAAACCGCGCTGGCTGACGGTTACCCGCTCTCCGGCGCACCGGGCGATAAAGGCCCACAGAATTTCTGGCAGCGCCTCAATCTGCATGACGCCGTGCAGTTAGCTCAGCATCGGTAA
- a CDS encoding methyl-accepting chemotaxis protein, translating to MSIKLKLISVMVLMALLLLVVSLIGLFGMNNTNQSMKTLYQDRLIALGYLDNITRQVNTVMFEVASVDLSQPSDVKTGLEHIAEAQKIYDAQWDLYSKTYLTGDEKLLEEQFAMLYKQYNDKVVIPAINAIKKNDKDALEYIINHTLKSEYAPLQKTADQLIKLQSDVGQELYSESQSSFSNILFSVVITLLIGIVIVALSGWRLIISIAVPIKNAVDLARKVADGDLTHRIEITSNDEMGQLQTALREMVLNLTDIVERVHGNADIIATASSQISSGNIDLSSRTEQQASSLEETAASMEQMTSSVKQNATHAAHASQLATTASQRAVDGGKMMGDVTSAMQQMVSSAEKITNIIGVIDGIAFQTNILALNAAVEAARAGEQGRGFAVVAGEVRTLAQRSANAAKEIKELIGTSVEQANHGHHAVIDAGTMIQSVVEDIKRVASIVTEISTASNEQSLGIGQINTAISQMETVTQQNAALVNEAAAAASSLSERAGELSHAVAAFRI from the coding sequence ATGAGCATTAAACTTAAATTAATTTCGGTTATGGTGTTAATGGCATTATTGCTGTTGGTTGTCTCCCTTATAGGGCTGTTTGGCATGAATAACACCAACCAATCGATGAAAACCCTGTATCAGGATCGGCTGATAGCACTGGGTTATCTGGACAACATCACCAGACAGGTGAACACCGTGATGTTTGAAGTCGCCAGCGTTGACCTCTCACAGCCGAGCGATGTCAAGACTGGACTGGAGCACATTGCAGAAGCACAAAAAATTTATGATGCACAGTGGGATTTATACAGCAAGACGTATTTAACGGGCGACGAGAAATTATTAGAAGAACAGTTTGCAATGTTATACAAGCAGTACAACGATAAAGTCGTTATTCCCGCCATTAATGCAATTAAGAAGAATGATAAAGACGCATTAGAATATATTATTAATCACACCTTAAAAAGCGAATATGCACCGCTGCAAAAGACTGCCGATCAATTGATTAAATTACAATCTGATGTGGGCCAGGAACTCTATTCTGAATCACAAAGTAGTTTCAGTAATATATTATTTTCCGTAGTGATTACCCTTCTGATCGGGATAGTTATCGTTGCCCTATCCGGCTGGCGCTTGATTATATCGATTGCCGTACCGATAAAAAATGCCGTGGATTTAGCCAGAAAAGTGGCAGACGGCGATCTGACGCATCGCATCGAAATTACCTCGAACGATGAAATGGGACAGCTACAAACCGCACTGCGGGAAATGGTGCTGAACCTGACCGATATCGTAGAGCGCGTACACGGTAACGCCGACATTATTGCGACGGCATCCAGCCAGATCAGCAGCGGCAATATCGATCTCTCCTCCCGTACCGAGCAGCAGGCCAGTTCACTGGAAGAAACCGCGGCATCAATGGAACAGATGACGTCCTCGGTCAAACAGAATGCCACCCATGCCGCTCACGCCAGCCAGTTGGCAACCACCGCCTCACAGCGCGCGGTTGACGGCGGCAAGATGATGGGCGATGTGACATCAGCAATGCAGCAAATGGTGTCATCCGCAGAGAAAATCACCAATATCATCGGCGTGATCGACGGCATCGCGTTCCAGACCAACATCCTCGCGCTGAACGCCGCCGTGGAAGCCGCTCGAGCGGGCGAACAGGGACGAGGCTTTGCGGTGGTCGCGGGCGAAGTACGCACGCTGGCACAGCGCAGTGCCAACGCGGCTAAAGAGATCAAAGAACTGATCGGGACGTCTGTCGAACAGGCAAACCATGGACACCATGCCGTCATCGACGCGGGCACCATGATTCAAAGCGTGGTGGAAGACATCAAACGCGTGGCCTCGATCGTGACCGAAATCTCCACCGCCAGCAATGAACAAAGTCTGGGCATCGGGCAGATTAATACCGCGATTTCACAGATGGAAACGGTCACGCAGCAAAACGCCGCGTTGGTAAACGAAGCCGCGGCAGCAGCCAGTTCGCTGTCCGAACGGGCGGGTGAACTCAGCCATGCCGTTGCAGCGTTCCGTATCTAG
- a CDS encoding aspartate aminotransferase family protein: MNQREITPEMTTTEALLARRQRVLGSGYRLFYEEPLHVARGEGVWLVDHQGKRYLDVYNNVASVGHCHPAVVEAMARQSAQLNTHTRYLHPAIVDFAEDLLSEFPTELNNVMLTCTGSEANDLALRIARHATGGTGVLVTRWAYHGVTSALAELSPSLENGVARSSHVKLIEPPDTYRQPGAFLRSIRDALAQMQQEGIRPAALLIDTIFSSDGVFCAPEGEMAQAAALIRQAGGLFIADEVQPGFGRTGESMWGFARHGVVPDLVSLGKPMGNGHPIAGLVGRSALFDAFGRDVRYFNTFGGNPVSCQAAHAVLRVIREEQLQQNAQRVGDYLRQGLQQLAQDFPLIGDIRAYGLFIGVDLVSNRESKAPATESASQVVNAMRQRGVLISATGPAANVLKIRPPLVFQEEHADVFLTTLSDVLTIIDTRTWE; the protein is encoded by the coding sequence ATGAATCAGAGAGAAATCACGCCTGAAATGACCACGACAGAGGCATTGCTGGCGCGCCGTCAGCGGGTATTGGGCAGCGGCTACCGCCTGTTTTATGAAGAACCTCTGCACGTTGCGCGCGGCGAGGGCGTGTGGCTGGTCGATCATCAGGGGAAACGCTATCTGGATGTCTATAACAATGTGGCCTCGGTCGGGCATTGTCATCCCGCGGTGGTGGAGGCGATGGCACGACAGAGCGCACAGCTCAATACCCACACGCGATACCTGCATCCTGCGATTGTTGATTTTGCAGAAGATCTGCTGAGTGAATTTCCTACTGAGTTGAACAACGTGATGCTGACCTGTACCGGCAGTGAAGCTAACGATTTGGCACTACGCATTGCCCGACATGCGACGGGGGGAACGGGCGTGTTGGTGACGCGCTGGGCGTATCACGGCGTGACCAGCGCGCTGGCAGAACTGTCGCCGTCGCTGGAGAATGGCGTGGCGCGCAGCAGTCACGTGAAGCTGATCGAGCCGCCGGATACCTATCGCCAGCCCGGCGCATTTCTTCGCAGTATTCGTGATGCGCTGGCGCAGATGCAGCAGGAAGGCATTCGTCCTGCCGCGCTGTTGATCGATACGATTTTTTCCAGCGATGGCGTGTTCTGTGCACCGGAAGGCGAGATGGCGCAGGCGGCGGCATTGATTCGTCAGGCGGGCGGACTGTTTATTGCGGATGAGGTGCAGCCGGGCTTTGGGCGCACCGGGGAGTCAATGTGGGGCTTTGCGCGTCACGGTGTTGTTCCGGATCTGGTGAGTTTAGGGAAACCGATGGGCAACGGGCATCCCATTGCTGGATTGGTTGGGCGCTCCGCGCTGTTCGATGCATTCGGGCGAGATGTGCGCTATTTCAATACGTTCGGCGGCAATCCTGTGTCTTGCCAGGCGGCGCACGCGGTGCTGCGAGTGATTCGGGAAGAGCAGTTGCAGCAGAATGCCCAGCGAGTTGGTGATTATCTGCGGCAAGGATTGCAGCAGTTAGCGCAAGATTTCCCGCTGATTGGTGATATTCGGGCTTACGGTCTGTTTATCGGCGTAGATCTGGTCAGCAATCGCGAAAGCAAAGCGCCGGCAACTGAATCCGCATCGCAGGTGGTGAATGCGATGCGTCAGCGCGGCGTGCTGATCAGCGCGACGGGGCCAGCGGCAAACGTGCTGAAAATTCGCCCGCCGCTGGTGTTTCAGGAAGAGCACGCCGATGTATTTTTAACCACGTTGAGCGACGTGTTAACGATCATCGACACCCGCACGTGGGAATAA
- a CDS encoding phosphotransferase has protein sequence MSDGQHTALFPAFPYAASNQPVFADVASHGDELMTQAAPQVSCQQALAIAQQEYGLSGQMALLQGERDMNFCLTVTPDERYMLKVINAAEPADVSDFQTALLLHLAQQAPELPVPRIRPTNAGLSETSVEIDGVLLRMRLVSYLAGMPHYLASPSTALMPQLGSTLAQLDNALHGFTHPAANRLLLWDISRAEQVRPYLDFVTERQQNQHLQRTFDRYDSYVAPELTTLRRQIIHNDLNPHNVLVDGSSPTRVTGIIDFGDAVFAPLICEVATALAYQIGDGADLLEQVVPFIAAYHQHRPLTPAEIALLPDLIATRMALTLTIAQWRASRYPDNQAYLLRNVPRCWHSLQRIATYSHAQFVTRLQQVCPENAR, from the coding sequence ATGTCTGACGGACAACACACGGCACTGTTTCCCGCGTTTCCCTACGCGGCGTCCAATCAGCCGGTTTTTGCCGACGTTGCATCGCACGGCGACGAGCTGATGACGCAGGCCGCTCCGCAGGTTTCCTGTCAGCAGGCATTGGCTATCGCGCAGCAAGAATATGGCTTGTCTGGGCAGATGGCGCTGCTTCAGGGCGAGCGTGATATGAATTTCTGCCTGACGGTCACGCCCGATGAACGCTACATGCTGAAAGTCATCAACGCGGCGGAGCCCGCCGACGTCAGTGATTTTCAGACTGCGCTGCTGCTGCATCTTGCTCAGCAAGCTCCCGAATTGCCCGTACCGCGCATCAGGCCGACAAATGCGGGTCTGTCAGAAACGAGCGTTGAAATTGATGGTGTACTGCTGCGCATGCGGCTGGTGAGCTATCTCGCAGGGATGCCGCACTATCTGGCTTCGCCTTCAACGGCACTGATGCCGCAATTGGGGAGCACGCTGGCGCAGTTGGACAACGCGCTTCACGGTTTTACGCATCCGGCGGCGAACCGTTTACTGCTGTGGGATATCAGCCGCGCAGAGCAGGTGCGTCCTTATCTCGATTTCGTTACTGAACGACAGCAGAATCAGCATCTTCAGCGCACTTTTGACCGTTATGACAGCTATGTCGCACCTGAATTGACGACGCTACGCCGTCAGATCATTCATAACGATCTGAATCCGCATAACGTGCTGGTAGACGGTTCGTCGCCGACGCGGGTCACTGGCATTATCGATTTTGGCGATGCTGTATTTGCCCCGTTAATCTGCGAAGTGGCGACGGCGCTGGCGTACCAGATTGGCGATGGCGCGGATCTGCTGGAACAGGTTGTGCCGTTTATTGCCGCGTATCACCAGCACAGGCCGCTGACACCGGCGGAGATCGCGCTGTTGCCGGATTTGATTGCGACCCGCATGGCGCTGACTTTGACGATTGCGCAGTGGCGGGCATCACGTTACCCCGACAATCAGGCGTATCTGCTGCGCAATGTACCGCGCTGCTGGCACAGTTTGCAGCGCATCGCGACCTATTCTCATGCGCAGTTTGTGACTCGCCTACAGCAGGTTTGCCCGGAGAACGCGCGATGA